Proteins found in one Zea mays cultivar B73 chromosome 1, Zm-B73-REFERENCE-NAM-5.0, whole genome shotgun sequence genomic segment:
- the LOC100284850 gene encoding GDU1, protein MRPGGAGFNATAAAKVAAAPAVAAGSAAAHSAWHSPVPYLFGGLAAMLGLIAFALLILACSYWKLSGYLEGGAGEGGSGAGAGGDKPAASDLPPPVWEEKILVIMAGDVKPTYLATPMSSRASSFGDRSSQGGEQEEKEKSKVQQQVAMASVVKDAELNGERSESRRREGEERHIPEV, encoded by the coding sequence ATGAGGCCAGGAGGAGCAGGGTTCAACGCGACGGCGGCGGCGAAGGTCGCGGCCGCACCAGCAGTCGCCGCCGGCAGCGCCGCCGCGCATTCCGCGTGGCACTCGCCGGTGCCGTACCTTTTCGGCGGGCTGGCCGCGATGCTGGGCCTCATAGCCTTCGCGCTCCTCATCCTCGCGTGCTCCTACTGGAAGCTCTCAGGGTACCTGGAGGGTGGCGCCGGCGAGGGCGgttccggcgccggcgccggcggcgaCAAGCCAGCGGCCTCGGACCTGCCGCCGCCGGTCTGGGAGGAGAAGATACTGGTGATCATGGCCGGGGACGTGAAGCCGACGTACCTGGCCACGCCCATGTCCAGCAGGGCCTCCTCCTTCGGGGACCGCAGCAGCCAGGGTGGCGAGCAGGAGGAGAAGGAGAAGAGCAAGGTGCAACAACAAGTCGCCATGGCCAGCGTCGTCAAGGACGCCGAACTGAACGGTGAGCGCAGCGAGAGCCGGCGGAGAGAAGGAGAGGAGCGCCATATCCCTGAGGTGTGA